From a single Aquarana catesbeiana isolate 2022-GZ linkage group LG09, ASM4218655v1, whole genome shotgun sequence genomic region:
- the GPR173 gene encoding probable G-protein coupled receptor 173: MANGSESEELSGSLTQSTAISTHLKLVLLGFIICASLAGNLLVSLLVLKDRSLHKAPYYFLLDLCLADAVRSSACFPFVLLSIRNGSAWAYSLLSCKVVAFMAVLFCFHASFMLFCISVTRYMAIAHHRFYSKRMTLWTCIAVICMVWTLSVAMAFPPVFDVGTYKFIREEDQCIFEHRYFKANDTLGFMLMLAVLIVATHIVYAKLLLFEYRHRKMKPVQMVPAISQNWTFHGPGATGQAAANWIAGFGRGPMPPTLLGIRQNTHTANRRLLGMDEFKSEKRLGRMFYGITLSFLVLWSPYIVACYWRVFVKTCSIPHRYLSTAVWMTFTQAGVNPIMCFLLNKDLKSCLQLHIPFWRTKALLPREPYCVM, translated from the coding sequence ATGGCTAATGGCAGCGAGTCGGAGGAGCTGTCTGGCTCTCTAACCCAGTCAACAGCGATCTCTACCCACCTCAAGCTGGTGCTTCTGGGTTTCATCATATGCGCCAGCTTAGCGGGCAACTTACTGGTTTCCCTGCTCGTGTTGAAAGACCGCTCCTTGCACAAGGCCCCTTACTATTTTCTGTTGGACCTCTGTCTTGCCGATGCCGTCAGATCATCTGCCTGTTTTCCATTTGTCCTGCTTTCCATCCGCAATGGCTCAGCCTGGGCGTACAGCCTCTTAAGCTGTAAAGTTGTGGCATTCATGGCTGTCCTGTTTTGCTTCCATGCCTCATTTATGCTTTTCTGTATCAGTGTTACTCGCTACATGGCCATCGCCCACCATCGATTTTACTCCAAGAGAATGACGCTGTGGACGTGCATTGCAGTGATCTGCATGGTCTGGACACTCTCGGTCGCCATGGCCTTCCCGCCGGTATTCGATGTGGGAACTTACAAATTCATCCGTGAGGAGGACCAATGCATTTTTGAACATCGCTACTTCAAAGCCAATGATACCCTTGGATTTATGCTCATGTTGGCGGTGCTGATCGTTGCCACTCATATTGTCTATGCCAAACTACTCCTCTTCGAGTACCGCCACCGCAAAATGAAGCCAGTGCAGATGGTTCCGGCCATCAGCCAGAACTGGACATTCCATGGACCTGGAGCTACAGGGCAGGCTGCTGCCAACTGGATTGCTGGATTCGGAAGGGGGCCGATGCCGCCCACTTTGCTGGGCATACGTCAAAACACCCATACTGCCAACAGGCGTCTCTTGGGGATGGATGAGTTTAAAAGCGAGAAGAGGTTGGGGCGGATGTTTTACGggattaccctcagcttcttggtGCTTTGGTCACCCTATATTGTGGCCTGTTACTGGAGGGTGTTTGTCAAAACCTGTAGCATCCCTCATCGCTACTTGTCCACTGCCGTGTGGATGACTTTTACTCAGGCTGGGGTAAACCCTATCATGTGTTTCCTACTTAATAAAGACCTGAAGAGCTGCCTTCAGCTCCACATCCCCTTTTGGAGGACGAAAGCCTTGCTACCTAGGGAGCCTTACTGCGTAATGTAA